In Acidicapsa ligni, a single window of DNA contains:
- a CDS encoding VWA domain-containing protein has translation MRTIKVLQQIQRITASALALLIALFLPMYASGQQESANQDSGFVLKAESDLVLTNIVVRDSKTGEVVRGLKQSDFTILENGKPQRISSFDFESVDMAQPLNEATISGIASSLQKKTPGGTTRPEDLRNHRLIVFFFDLTSMQPEDLDRCIAAAKDFLNTRMQPADLVALVSLDTSLKVDQDFTTDKQLLIGKIGTYNGTEGAAFAQGANANSNQVEDASGYTPDETEYNDINTDRELYALRSISQSLEKINQKKSLLYFSGGLSRDGIENQASLRSAINAAVRANLSIYSVDTRGLQAISIGDASTGSLRGTGGFNGSAIQNNFNANFASQETMTTLSADTGGKAFLDSNDFAPAFSQVQRDSSAYYVLGFHPSNPARDGRYRKLQVKVNRPGVKLEYRPGYYAPADFKHSGKEDRERELDEQLASDLPATDVSMYLEAYYFQIEENRFFVPVSLIVPGSQIPFVKGGDHDKATLDVIGEVIDEAKRPIGQVRETVKLAVDGQQQVRQKNIQYSTSFKLPAGKYHVKFVVRENQTGNMGSFETDITLPDMRKVPLKLSSVLLASMRTPVKQDKTDSPLIRAGQQYVPNISHVFRQGQHLYVLYEVYGPTRVKQTGDAPKIAKGAINLATSLELIQGSTKVFETPVLQAQALNVSGRDAVAVELDVPLDKLKPGPYIGQLNIVDDAGGSFAFPRFAVLVREPDATTAPTPVTGAVAGSGGAATKTPQN, from the coding sequence ATGAGGACGATCAAGGTGCTTCAGCAAATACAGCGCATTACTGCATCGGCACTTGCACTGCTGATTGCACTGTTCCTGCCAATGTACGCGAGTGGGCAGCAGGAGAGTGCGAATCAGGATTCAGGATTTGTTCTCAAGGCCGAGTCTGACCTGGTGTTGACTAACATCGTGGTGCGCGATTCGAAGACGGGTGAAGTTGTTCGCGGCTTGAAGCAGAGCGACTTTACGATTCTTGAGAATGGAAAGCCACAGCGTATATCGAGCTTTGACTTCGAGAGTGTAGATATGGCGCAGCCGCTCAATGAAGCTACGATCAGCGGTATTGCCTCATCGCTCCAGAAGAAAACTCCCGGCGGCACGACTCGTCCTGAGGATCTTCGCAATCATCGTCTCATCGTTTTCTTTTTCGATCTGACTTCGATGCAGCCAGAGGATTTGGATCGTTGTATCGCCGCGGCCAAGGATTTTCTGAATACCAGGATGCAGCCGGCGGATCTGGTGGCGCTGGTTTCGCTTGATACTTCACTCAAGGTAGATCAGGATTTCACGACAGACAAGCAGTTATTGATCGGCAAGATCGGTACGTATAACGGAACCGAGGGCGCGGCCTTTGCGCAGGGTGCGAACGCCAATTCAAATCAAGTAGAAGATGCCAGCGGCTATACTCCCGACGAGACGGAATACAACGACATCAATACCGATCGTGAGCTATATGCGTTGCGCTCGATTTCGCAGTCGTTGGAGAAGATTAATCAGAAGAAGTCACTGCTCTATTTCTCTGGCGGCCTGTCACGCGATGGCATAGAGAACCAGGCCTCGTTGCGTTCTGCTATCAATGCGGCAGTACGCGCGAATCTCTCCATTTATAGCGTCGATACGCGAGGGCTGCAGGCTATCTCGATCGGAGATGCATCTACTGGAAGCCTGCGTGGAACGGGTGGATTCAACGGCAGTGCGATCCAGAATAACTTCAATGCCAACTTCGCTTCGCAGGAGACGATGACTACGCTCTCCGCAGATACAGGCGGCAAGGCATTTCTGGATTCGAATGATTTCGCTCCGGCATTTTCTCAAGTGCAGCGTGATTCATCTGCTTATTATGTGCTCGGTTTCCATCCATCGAATCCTGCACGGGATGGCCGTTATCGCAAGTTACAGGTGAAGGTGAATCGTCCGGGAGTGAAGCTTGAATATCGGCCGGGCTACTATGCTCCTGCGGATTTCAAGCACTCAGGCAAGGAAGATCGCGAACGTGAGTTAGACGAGCAGTTAGCCAGCGACTTACCTGCGACGGATGTCTCCATGTATCTCGAAGCCTATTACTTCCAGATCGAAGAAAATCGTTTCTTTGTGCCCGTGTCACTGATCGTCCCTGGATCGCAGATACCATTCGTGAAGGGCGGCGATCATGATAAGGCTACGTTGGATGTGATCGGAGAAGTAATTGATGAAGCCAAGCGGCCCATTGGACAGGTGCGCGAGACTGTAAAGCTGGCGGTGGATGGGCAGCAGCAGGTTCGCCAGAAAAATATTCAGTATTCCACCAGCTTCAAACTGCCGGCAGGCAAGTATCACGTGAAGTTTGTTGTTCGCGAAAATCAAACAGGAAACATGGGTTCTTTCGAAACGGATATCACGCTGCCTGACATGCGCAAGGTTCCGCTGAAGCTGAGTTCTGTTTTGCTGGCATCGATGCGTACTCCGGTCAAGCAGGATAAAACGGATAGCCCGTTGATTCGCGCAGGGCAGCAGTATGTACCGAACATCAGCCATGTGTTTCGCCAGGGACAACACCTGTATGTGCTCTACGAAGTGTACGGCCCTACGCGGGTGAAGCAGACGGGAGATGCGCCGAAGATAGCGAAGGGCGCTATCAATTTAGCCACCAGCCTGGAGCTGATTCAAGGCTCGACGAAGGTATTTGAAACGCCTGTTCTGCAGGCGCAGGCATTGAATGTATCCGGACGCGATGCGGTTGCAGTGGAGCTGGATGTTCCGCTGGATAAGCTGAAGCCCGGTCCATATATCGGGCAGTTGAACATTGTGGATGACGCTGGCGGCAGCTTTGCTTTCCCGCGTTTTGCGGTGCTGGTGCGCGAGCCTGACGCCACGACTGCTCCAACGCCGGTTACGGGTGCAGTTGCTGGTTCGGGTGGGGCAGCGACAAAAACGCCTCAGAATTGA
- a CDS encoding GlsB/YeaQ/YmgE family stress response membrane protein: MSLLWWIIVGLIAGWATGRIMKGSGYGIIGDLVLGIVGAIIGGYVAGALGISPVGGLLYTILIAIIGAVLIVFLFRLITGRRE, translated from the coding sequence GTGAGTTTGCTTTGGTGGATTATTGTCGGACTAATTGCCGGATGGGCCACCGGCAGGATCATGAAAGGCTCAGGCTACGGAATTATCGGTGATCTGGTGCTCGGCATCGTAGGCGCCATAATTGGAGGCTATGTTGCTGGCGCACTCGGAATTTCTCCCGTAGGCGGTCTTTTGTACACCATCCTCATTGCGATTATCGGTGCTGTGCTGATCGTGTTTCTCTTCCGGCTCATTACGGGACGGCGAGAGTAG
- a CDS encoding rhomboid family intramembrane serine protease, whose product MGSYSTPPDFPARQAEILPPATDDNFAQEAELRAVRERGSGRRSGARSWAHAPATYILVGINCLVFLGMVFSGVSIMNPTTQQLMHSGANNPVHVLIYGEWWRIITAMFVHVGIIHLATNMWCLWNLGLLAEPLLGPAGVFAAYILSGAAGNLLSIGYDSFFKSGTLVGAGASGAVFGIAGVLIILLKSKRLPIPPKELAGLRRYVIYFALINFVLGFGSMAVRTAVQIDNMAHLGGFLGGILFALPLVPLIGSPRPLFRFRLRLAIGLLCSVLVFFSFYISTAVAVTKDTPTEQQ is encoded by the coding sequence ATGGGAAGTTACTCTACTCCTCCTGACTTTCCCGCACGACAGGCTGAGATTTTGCCTCCCGCGACGGACGATAACTTTGCACAGGAAGCGGAACTGCGCGCTGTGCGCGAACGTGGTTCCGGGCGCAGATCCGGGGCTCGGTCGTGGGCGCATGCTCCGGCGACCTATATTTTGGTGGGCATCAATTGCCTGGTGTTCCTGGGCATGGTCTTCTCCGGCGTTTCCATAATGAACCCCACGACGCAGCAGTTGATGCATTCGGGAGCCAATAATCCCGTACATGTGCTGATTTACGGGGAATGGTGGCGCATTATCACTGCGATGTTCGTCCACGTAGGCATCATTCACCTGGCGACGAATATGTGGTGCCTGTGGAATCTTGGCTTGCTGGCAGAGCCGCTGCTTGGCCCGGCTGGTGTGTTCGCGGCATACATTCTTTCGGGTGCGGCAGGGAATCTGCTTTCAATTGGCTATGACTCATTTTTCAAGTCGGGAACGCTGGTGGGAGCGGGTGCGTCAGGCGCGGTCTTTGGGATCGCGGGCGTGCTGATCATCCTGCTTAAGTCGAAGCGGCTGCCTATTCCACCTAAAGAACTCGCAGGTTTGCGGCGTTACGTTATCTATTTTGCGCTGATTAATTTTGTACTGGGCTTTGGCAGTATGGCGGTGCGGACGGCAGTCCAAATCGACAATATGGCCCACCTGGGAGGATTTCTCGGTGGAATCCTGTTTGCGCTGCCGCTGGTGCCGCTGATCGGTTCGCCGCGACCGCTCTTCCGGTTTCGTCTCCGGTTGGCTATCGGGTTACTTTGCAGCGTGCTGGTCTTTTTCAGCTTCTATATCAGTACCGCAGTCGCAGTGACGAAAGACACGCCTACCGAACAGCAGTAG
- a CDS encoding DUF5522 domain-containing protein — translation MPDAPPNLDNISEDSKDRDTRIAPEPEADEFYFEGPFLVFTEAYHLRRGWCCQSGCRHCPYGFQKTPAGDEANPPA, via the coding sequence ATGCCTGATGCTCCGCCGAATCTCGATAACATCTCTGAAGACTCAAAGGATAGAGACACGCGAATTGCCCCTGAGCCTGAAGCGGATGAGTTTTATTTCGAGGGCCCGTTCCTCGTCTTTACCGAGGCATATCATTTACGCCGCGGATGGTGCTGCCAATCAGGCTGTCGGCACTGCCCCTATGGATTTCAAAAGACACCGGCCGGGGATGAGGCCAATCCACCTGCCTGA
- a CDS encoding carboxypeptidase-like regulatory domain-containing protein, with protein MRQRFVQNMATGSGERFACGMLAICVAVSGCFAALTSLPVRAQALAPVQVPVPSQTLAASPASAGTVPAGTAVSGGVLHGVIKSGNIPLPGVAVTATNTLTGKRYATTTDVTGAWSMTIPQNGRYVIRTEFTAFAASTHEALLNAASHDQTVDFSLSLASRVAQQDARSGQTAQSSQVAQVIQQLAGSGAQSLNLLSSLAGADAAEGGTSASGAALPGAAANSSFGADSVAINGQSGSVSPLAGVDMDRVRDAIETARSQNGGGFFGGAGFGGGGFGGGGGGFGGGGFGGGRGSFRNFRPDQPHGAIFWTGSNSALNALPYSLRGQQADQPAYGSNRFGLTFIGEPFIPGLVKPSGKDTVFLTLSGTRTSNPFNQYALVPTAEQRGGCAATSATPACSLLSYFPLPNLSDPSQSTYNYYFASTAQSNSTQAGIRYTRSIGSNAGSPLGFGGGGRRSQRQSQGLRQSVNVNYNWTDSATDNLNIFPELGGKSTVGNYSLQAGYSLGYHRINNNLQAGWNRARSQATNFFTSKTDIATQIGVLGPDEGPLNASPLNYGLPNVVLTGFAGLSEQQPSFRLQQTISVSDTLSWGHGKHNYRFGGDFRRVHQDILGGSNATGTFYFTGFSTGTALGDLLAGLPQESSIQAAIGKSYLRENVWDLYALDDFRAFSNLTLNYGVRYEYFSPYAEKFDHLAGLGTNGYEGGFTQVGEIYPGCSGTFCGSVPRTLVAPYRTAFAPRLGIALRLPKSTVVRAGYGINFTNGQYSSFATILAHQPPYANVQTNEATTLPGLSLTNGFPVSKQDQPPNYSLDPHYSLPYVQIWNLDVQKTLPAGIVLNVGYNGSKGTHLDITSAPRPATQTYLNPTDVSGDVLFNYDQGAAFSNFNAGTIRLRKRLQNGISMGANYQYSHSIDNAGSIGGTSTVVAQNWQDLQAEEANSSFDLRHKVSGDYLYELPFGKDKRFFSGGGVTSKALEGWSVSGTFTFATGTPLTPSYASATADVARGTAGSLRPNRVPGVPITQGANSVLKWFNTSAYAIPAENAFGNASRNSIPGPGTISNNMSLSKTAQLGDTRSVEFRATASNVFNTVQYSGVDTSLDSQTAGQVTSTSAMRAFTFIARFRF; from the coding sequence ATGAGGCAAAGGTTCGTCCAAAATATGGCTACAGGTTCGGGCGAAAGGTTCGCTTGCGGCATGCTGGCCATCTGCGTAGCGGTGAGCGGATGTTTCGCTGCGCTGACGAGTTTGCCTGTCCGGGCGCAGGCTCTAGCCCCAGTCCAAGTCCCAGTCCCAAGCCAGACCCTGGCAGCATCTCCTGCATCCGCTGGAACTGTACCCGCTGGAACTGCAGTTAGCGGCGGGGTATTGCACGGTGTAATCAAGTCGGGAAATATTCCATTGCCTGGGGTTGCGGTCACGGCGACGAACACACTGACGGGGAAGCGATACGCCACCACTACGGATGTCACCGGGGCCTGGTCGATGACCATTCCGCAGAATGGCCGCTATGTGATTCGAACGGAGTTTACGGCCTTTGCAGCCAGTACGCATGAGGCACTGCTGAACGCCGCTTCGCACGATCAGACTGTCGATTTCTCGCTCTCGTTAGCATCGCGCGTGGCCCAGCAGGATGCGCGGTCGGGGCAGACGGCTCAATCGAGCCAGGTTGCCCAGGTGATACAGCAACTCGCGGGCAGTGGCGCGCAAAGTCTCAACCTTTTGAGCTCCCTGGCTGGGGCGGATGCGGCCGAGGGCGGAACGAGCGCGAGCGGTGCGGCTTTGCCGGGAGCTGCTGCCAACTCCAGCTTTGGGGCTGACTCGGTGGCCATCAACGGTCAGTCGGGCTCGGTTAGTCCGCTGGCGGGCGTTGATATGGATCGCGTGCGAGATGCAATCGAGACAGCCCGTTCGCAGAATGGCGGCGGCTTCTTCGGTGGGGCTGGGTTTGGCGGAGGTGGTTTCGGCGGCGGAGGCGGCGGTTTTGGTGGAGGCGGCTTTGGCGGAGGGCGAGGGAGTTTTCGTAACTTTCGTCCCGATCAGCCTCACGGCGCCATCTTCTGGACGGGGAGCAACTCGGCTTTGAATGCTCTGCCGTACTCCCTGCGAGGACAGCAGGCGGATCAGCCAGCCTATGGATCGAACCGCTTCGGGCTTACGTTTATAGGAGAGCCGTTTATTCCAGGTCTGGTTAAGCCGAGTGGAAAAGATACTGTCTTCCTGACGCTTTCTGGAACGCGAACTTCGAACCCATTTAACCAGTACGCGCTGGTGCCTACCGCAGAGCAGCGCGGCGGTTGTGCGGCTACTTCGGCAACGCCTGCGTGCAGCTTGTTGAGCTACTTTCCGCTGCCGAATCTGTCCGATCCCAGTCAGAGCACGTATAACTATTATTTTGCTTCGACCGCCCAGTCGAACTCCACACAGGCAGGCATTCGCTACACGCGCTCGATTGGATCGAATGCTGGATCACCGTTGGGCTTTGGTGGTGGCGGACGGCGTAGCCAGAGACAGTCACAGGGATTGCGCCAGAGCGTGAATGTCAATTACAACTGGACGGACTCTGCCACCGATAACTTGAATATCTTTCCCGAGTTAGGTGGAAAGTCGACTGTAGGTAACTACTCCCTGCAGGCGGGATATTCGCTGGGCTATCATCGCATCAATAACAATTTACAGGCGGGTTGGAATCGCGCACGAAGCCAGGCGACAAATTTCTTTACCAGCAAGACCGATATAGCGACGCAGATCGGCGTGCTTGGTCCGGATGAGGGTCCGCTGAATGCGAGCCCTTTGAACTACGGGCTGCCCAATGTTGTGTTGACCGGTTTCGCAGGGTTAAGCGAGCAGCAGCCAAGCTTTCGGCTACAGCAGACAATCTCGGTTTCAGATACTTTGAGCTGGGGCCACGGAAAGCATAACTATCGTTTTGGTGGAGATTTTCGTCGTGTTCACCAGGACATTCTCGGTGGTTCCAATGCGACGGGTACGTTCTACTTCACTGGATTTTCAACCGGCACCGCACTGGGCGACCTTCTCGCAGGGCTGCCGCAGGAAAGTTCGATTCAGGCTGCGATTGGAAAGAGTTATCTGCGCGAGAATGTGTGGGACTTATACGCATTGGATGACTTTCGTGCCTTCTCAAACCTGACGCTTAACTACGGCGTTCGCTATGAGTATTTCTCGCCTTACGCCGAAAAGTTCGATCATCTCGCGGGGTTGGGAACGAATGGGTACGAGGGCGGATTTACGCAGGTTGGCGAGATCTATCCGGGGTGCAGCGGAACCTTTTGCGGCTCTGTGCCCAGAACGCTGGTAGCGCCTTATCGGACGGCCTTTGCCCCTCGGCTGGGGATAGCGTTGCGATTACCTAAGTCGACAGTGGTGCGTGCCGGTTACGGCATTAATTTCACCAACGGTCAGTACTCATCGTTTGCAACGATACTGGCGCATCAGCCACCTTATGCGAACGTGCAGACCAATGAAGCGACAACTCTGCCGGGCTTGTCACTGACGAATGGGTTCCCGGTGTCGAAACAGGACCAGCCGCCCAACTATTCGCTCGATCCGCACTACTCCTTGCCCTATGTACAGATATGGAATCTCGATGTGCAGAAGACGTTGCCTGCCGGCATTGTTTTAAATGTCGGTTACAACGGATCGAAGGGAACGCATCTCGATATCACGAGCGCCCCGCGGCCTGCGACGCAGACTTATCTTAATCCGACGGATGTAAGTGGCGATGTGCTCTTCAACTATGATCAGGGCGCGGCGTTTTCTAACTTCAACGCGGGAACGATTCGCCTGCGCAAGCGATTGCAAAACGGTATCTCGATGGGTGCGAACTATCAGTATTCTCACTCGATCGACAATGCCGGATCGATTGGCGGCACATCAACTGTGGTTGCACAGAACTGGCAGGATCTACAGGCGGAAGAGGCTAACTCCAGCTTCGATCTGCGGCACAAGGTTTCGGGAGACTATCTCTACGAATTGCCTTTCGGCAAGGACAAGCGCTTCTTTTCAGGAGGAGGCGTGACATCGAAGGCGCTCGAAGGCTGGTCGGTCTCCGGCACCTTTACCTTTGCGACGGGAACGCCACTTACTCCCAGCTATGCATCGGCAACGGCGGACGTTGCAAGAGGCACGGCAGGTTCACTCCGGCCGAATCGCGTTCCAGGCGTGCCGATTACGCAAGGAGCAAACTCCGTGTTGAAGTGGTTCAATACCTCGGCTTACGCGATCCCGGCAGAGAACGCTTTTGGCAACGCCTCGCGTAACTCGATTCCCGGGCCGGGCACTATCTCCAATAACATGTCGCTTTCGAAGACGGCACAACTGGGAGATACCCGTAGTGTGGAGTTTCGCGCGACAGCAAGCAACGTCTTCAACACGGTTCAATACTCCGGCGTTGACACGAGTCTTGATTCGCAGACTGCGGGGCAAGTTACTTCGACGTCGGCCATGCGGGCCTTTACCTTTATAGCGCGGTTCAGGTTTTAG
- the purH gene encoding bifunctional phosphoribosylaminoimidazolecarboxamide formyltransferase/IMP cyclohydrolase, protein MSSLQEKKIRRALLSVTDKTGLVAFAQALASLGVELISTGGTAKALREAGLTVKDISELTDFPEMLDGRVKTLHPRVHGGLLYIRGKAEHEAAVAEHGILPIDMVVVNLYAFEKTAAQAGVAFGHLIENIDIGGPSMVRSAAKNFEDVAIVTRVSDYTALAEELQANGGGLTRATRWKLAKQAFATTAAYDTAISNALDQVLEAPEPESPATFDSETLPQTLRINLPQAMSLRYGENPHQRAALYADGSGLGIANASQLQGKELSYNNLVDLDACWALAEEFPETAVAIIKHTNPCGAATGASVLEAYEKALAADPVSAFGGVIGINREVDAEAAIIIAKLFVEAIAAPAFTPEALAIFATKKNLRLVRVNSAPAKPAVKQVSGGLLLQDADTGHITEADLKIVTKRAPSPEEMASLLFSWRICKHVKSNAIVYAKDGQTIGVGAGQMSRVDAARFGAMKAVLPLAGCVAASDAFFPFPDGLETVIEAGATAVIQPGGSVRDAEVIAAADRLGVAMVFTGMRHFRH, encoded by the coding sequence GTGTCATCTTTACAGGAAAAGAAGATTCGCCGCGCACTGCTGAGCGTTACCGATAAGACCGGCCTCGTGGCCTTTGCCCAGGCGCTCGCCAGCCTCGGTGTGGAGTTGATCTCGACCGGCGGAACAGCCAAAGCCCTGCGTGAAGCCGGCCTGACAGTCAAAGACATCAGCGAACTCACCGACTTCCCGGAGATGCTCGACGGCCGCGTCAAAACACTCCATCCGCGCGTCCACGGCGGACTGCTTTACATCCGCGGCAAGGCCGAGCATGAGGCAGCAGTTGCCGAGCACGGCATCCTGCCAATCGACATGGTAGTCGTAAATCTCTATGCCTTTGAAAAAACCGCAGCTCAGGCTGGCGTAGCCTTCGGCCACCTTATTGAGAACATCGACATCGGCGGCCCGTCGATGGTGCGCTCCGCAGCCAAGAACTTTGAAGATGTCGCCATCGTCACCCGGGTCAGCGACTACACCGCTCTCGCCGAGGAATTGCAGGCAAATGGCGGCGGCCTCACCCGCGCGACTCGCTGGAAGCTGGCGAAACAGGCCTTCGCCACCACCGCCGCCTACGACACAGCCATCTCCAACGCGCTCGATCAGGTGCTCGAAGCACCAGAGCCTGAATCTCCCGCGACTTTTGACAGCGAAACCCTGCCGCAAACGCTCCGCATCAATCTTCCCCAGGCAATGTCGCTGCGTTATGGCGAGAATCCGCACCAGCGCGCCGCCCTCTACGCCGACGGCTCCGGCCTCGGAATCGCCAACGCCAGCCAGCTCCAGGGTAAAGAACTGAGCTACAACAACCTCGTAGATCTGGATGCCTGCTGGGCCCTTGCGGAAGAGTTCCCCGAAACCGCCGTCGCCATCATCAAGCACACCAATCCGTGCGGAGCAGCTACCGGGGCATCTGTCCTCGAAGCCTATGAAAAAGCGCTCGCCGCCGATCCCGTCTCAGCCTTCGGCGGAGTAATCGGGATCAATCGCGAAGTAGACGCAGAAGCCGCCATCATCATCGCCAAACTCTTCGTCGAAGCCATTGCCGCCCCGGCCTTCACCCCCGAGGCATTGGCCATCTTCGCGACAAAGAAAAACCTGCGTCTGGTTCGGGTCAACTCCGCGCCCGCCAAACCAGCCGTCAAGCAGGTTTCCGGCGGCCTGCTGCTCCAGGACGCCGATACGGGCCACATTACCGAAGCCGACCTGAAAATCGTCACCAAACGCGCTCCGTCGCCGGAAGAGATGGCCAGCCTGCTCTTCTCCTGGCGCATCTGTAAACATGTGAAATCAAACGCGATCGTCTACGCCAAAGACGGGCAGACCATCGGCGTCGGCGCCGGTCAGATGAGCCGCGTAGATGCAGCCCGATTCGGCGCGATGAAGGCTGTCCTTCCCCTGGCCGGTTGCGTGGCCGCCTCCGACGCCTTTTTCCCGTTCCCCGACGGTCTGGAAACAGTCATCGAAGCCGGAGCAACGGCAGTCATCCAGCCCGGCGGCTCGGTGCGGGACGCTGAAGTGATCGCCGCCGCCGACCGTCTCGGAGTGGCCATGGTCTTCACTGGAATGCGCCACTTCCGCCACTAG
- a CDS encoding helix-turn-helix domain-containing protein, giving the protein MKIGTTIRGHRLQKGLSQGDIEKKTGLLRCYLSRVENGHTVPSLDTLSKIAQALDLPIAQFFAEDSLNRDLNTQKLSDDELRFLTQIRRYSTNLNESDRKLLLAMVKKFAATAVR; this is encoded by the coding sequence ATGAAAATCGGGACTACGATTCGCGGACATCGCCTGCAAAAAGGCCTCTCGCAGGGAGATATTGAAAAGAAGACCGGTCTGCTGCGCTGCTATCTTTCGCGCGTCGAGAACGGTCATACGGTCCCCTCGCTTGACACCCTTTCCAAGATTGCCCAGGCGCTCGACCTGCCCATTGCACAGTTTTTTGCAGAGGACTCGCTCAATCGCGATTTGAACACGCAGAAGCTGTCCGACGATGAGCTGCGCTTCCTCACCCAGATTCGGCGTTACTCCACCAATCTGAACGAGAGCGACCGCAAGCTGCTGCTCGCCATGGTGAAGAAATTCGCAGCTACTGCTGTTCGGTAG